The Longimicrobium sp. genomic interval CGCGGCAGAGCTCCGCCGCCGCGGGAGAGAGGTCGATGCCGAAGGGGCGATACCCCGCCTCGGCGGCGGCGGCCAGGAACTCGCCGTTGCCGCATCCCACGTCCAGCACCGCGCCCCCGGCGGGCACGCGGGGGACGAAGTCCTGCGCGATGCGCTCGCGCACCGAGCGCTGGAACACCGGATCGTCGCGGAACCCCGAGTAGTCGTGGTGATACAGGTCGCCCAGCGCCTCGGCCTCTTCCCGGCCGCCGTGCCCGAAGTGGTGCCCGCAGGCGCGGCACCCGGCGAAGGTCCACCCGTCCAGCCCGAAGTAGCGCTTCAGCGCCGCGCCCCCGCACACCGGGCAGCGCGCGTCGTTGGCTTCGCTCATCCCGCCCGTCCTCCCATGCCCGCCACCGCCACCTGCACGCCGGAAGCGCGCGCCGGCACGTCCAGCCGGTCGTGCGGCGACAGCGTCCGGTCGATGAAGATCCGCATCCACAGCTCCAGAAGAAGGAGGAGCCAGATCCGGCTCCCGTGCTCCTCGCGCCCGCTCCGGTGCGCGTCCAGCAGCGCGCGCACCGCGTCGGGGCGGAAGAATCCCCGCGACGCCGCCGCGTCGTCCAGCAGCACCCCGGCGGCCGCGCGCCCCAGCGGCCCACGCAGCCACGCGCCCACCGGCACCGCGAAGCCCTGCTTGCGCCGGTAGATCCCCTCGCGGGGAACGTAGCGCGCGGCCAGGCGCTTCAGCAGGTGCTTGGGCTCCCACCCGGCCAGCTTCACCCCCGCGGGGATGCGCGCGGCCAGCTCCATCAGCGCGGGGTCCAGCAGCGGACTGCGCAGCTCCAGCCCGTACGCCATGCTGGCCACGTCGGCCTTGGCCAGCATCAGGTCCGGAAGGACGGTGGCGATCTCGGCCGCCAGCACCCGGTCGGCGTCCGTCGGCCCGTCCGCCCGCGCGAAGGCGTCCAGCCAGTGCGCGTCCGCATCGCCCGCGGGGAGACGGCGGGCGAAATCCGGCTCCAGCAAGCCGTCCAGCCGGCCCCGGAAGCCGCGCTCGGCCAGCGGATCGAACACCCACTCCAGCCGCGCCCCCCGCGCCGGCTCCGCCAGCCGCCGCAGCCGCCGGGCGGCCCGCGCGGCCGCGCCCCCGGCGCGCTCCGCCGCGCGCAGCGCGCCCGGGAGCGCGCCCCGGCGGAGCGCCGACGGCACCACGCGCATGTAGGTGGACGCGGCGCGCGCCAGCAGCGGCCCCGGGTACCCCGCGAAGAGCTCGTCCCCGCCATCCCCCGTGAGCGCCACGGTCACGTGCTCGCGCGCCGCCTGCGACAGGTACATGGTCGGCAGCGTGGCCGCGTCTCCGAACGGCTCCCCCGCCGCGTACACCAGCCAGGGGAGGACGGCGGCCGCGTCGGCGCGGACCATGTGCTCGTGGTGGTCGGTGCCCAGGTGGCGGGCCACGCGGCGCGCGTGCTCCAGCTCGCTGAACCCCGCCTCCTCGAACCCCGCGGAGATGGTGGTCACCTTCCCCGGCGAGAGCTCGGCCATCACCCCCGCCACCAGGCTGGAGTCCACCCCGCCGCTCAGGAAGGCGCCGATCGGCACGTCGGCCACCAGCCGGCGCCCCACCGCCGCGCGCACCTCGCCGTCGATCGCCCCCAGCCACTCCTCTTCCGAGCGCCGCTCCTGCCGGGCGAAGCTCAGGCTCCAGTAAGAGTGGATCGACAAAGTGCCGCCGCGGAACTCGGCGCGGTGCGCGGGGGGAAGCTTGCGGACGCCCTCCACGAAGCTCCCCTCGCCGGGGACGCACAGGTAGTGGAGGAAGTCGCGCACGGCGCCCGGGCGCACCTCGGGCGCCGCCGGGAGCAGCTCCAGCAGCGCGGGAAGGGTGGAGGCGAAGGCCAGCCCGCCGCCGTCCTCGGCGTAGTACAGCGGCTTCTTCCCCACGCGGTCGCGGGCGAGGTGAAGGACGCCGCGCGCGTCGTCCCACAGCGCCAGGGCGAACATCCCCGACGCGCGGCGCAGCAGCCCTTCGATCCCCCACTCCTCGTAGCCGTGGACCACCACCTCGGTGTCGCTGTGCGAGCGGAAGCGGTGGCGCCCCTCCAGCTGCCGGCGCAGCTCCTGGAAGTTGTAGATCTCGCCGTTGAAGACCACGCGCACCGTGCCGTCCTCGTTCGCCATGGGCTGGCGCGCGTCGTCCGACAGGTCGATGACCGAAAGGCGGCGGTGCCCCAGCATGGCCGCGGGGCCGCACCACTCGCCCAGCTGGTCCGGCCCGCGGTGCTCGAGAGCCTCCGTCGACGCGCGCAGCCGCGCCGGCTCGGGGCGCCCCACGCGCCCGCAGATCCCGCACATGGTCCTACTCCGCTGGAAGGTGGCCGTGGGCCACGGCCTGGAAGAACCGCCCGTACCCGGCGGCGATGGCCGGCGCCGCGAAGTCGTTCGCCCGCGCCCGCCCCGCCTCGCGCAGCCGCCCCGCGAGCGCGCCGTCGCCCAGCACCCGCGCCAGCGCGCCGGCCAGCGCCCCCGCGTCCGACGGGGGGATGAGGAGCCCGCTCTTGCCGTCGCGGATGATCTCGGCGGGGCCGTGCGGGCAGTCGGTGGCCACCACCGGGGTGCCCACCGCCATCGCCTCCACGATCACGTTGCCGAACCCCTCCCAGAGCGACGACAGGGCGAAGACGTCCGCCGCGCGCATCAGCTGGTACGGGTTCGCGCGGAAGCCCGGCATCCACACCGCGTCGGCGATGCCGAGCGCCGCGGCCTGCGCGGTGAGCTCGCCGCGCAGCTCGCCCTCGCCCACCAGCCAGAGCCGGGCGGCGGGGACGGTGCGCCGCAGGAGCGCGAACGCATCGAGCAGGGTGGAAAAGCCCTTCTGCTCGGTCAGCCGCCCGCAGGCCAGCACCACGGGCCCCTCGCCCGGCGGGGGCTCGAAGGGCTCGGCGGCCAGGCGCATCACCTCGTCGTCCACGCCGGCATTGTAGATCACGCGGATGCGGGGCGCCACCCGCGGCACCACCCGCGCCACCTCGTCCTCGACGCCGCGCGAGATGGCCACCACCCCGGCCGCGCGCGGGTAGAGGGCGCGGATGGCGCGCAGCAGCGCCCGGCGCCGCCAGTCTGGGTCGCGCAGGAACTCCATCGCGGGCGACACCTGCACGCCGGCCACCACGGGCGGCGCGCCGCGCAGCCCGGCGGTGGAGGCCAGCGCCACGCAGTTCGCGTGGTCCATGAACGAGCACACCAGGTCGGGGCGCAGCCGGCGGACCAGGCGGCGCAGCGCCAGCGGCGCGCGCGCCATCCGCCCCCCGGGAAGGGGGTGGAACGCCACGTCGGGGGCAAGCTCGCTTTCGTACGAGCCGCCCCCGCGCGCCACCGCCACCGACACCCGGAACCGCCCGCGGTCCAGGTGGTTGGCCACTCTCACCAGGTGCTTTTCGGCCCCGCCGCCCCCCAGCGAGGCGGTGAAGAAGAGAACGTGCAGCCGCTCCTCCGCTCTAGGCTCCGGCACCGGCCGCGACCGCGGCGGTGCGCATGCGCTCGCCGCCCGCGCGCTCGCCGGGCCGTCCGTTCAGGTGGACGACGAAGGGCCCCGCCGCCAGCACGTCCAGGCGGCCGTCCATGAAGGCGCGCACCGCGTCGCGCGGCGTGCAGACGATGGGCTCTTCGTGCATGTTGAAGCTGGTGTTGATCACCGTGGGGCTTCCCGTCAGCCGCTCGTACTCGGCCAGCATGCGGAACACACCCGGGTTGGAGCGCTCCGTGACCAGCTGCGGCCGCGCCGTGCCGTCCACGTGCACCGCCGCCGGCGCGATGGCCTTCATGCGGTCGGTGCAGTCGAAGGTCACGGTCATGAACTCGGCCGCGTGCCGCGCGCGCTCCACCCCGTGGAACAGGTCGCCGGCGCGGTGCGCCAGCGCCATGGGCGCGAAGGGCATGAACTCGGTGCGATTCAGCCGCCGGTTCAGCCAGTCGTTCACGGTGGGGTCGGTGGCCGAGTACAGGATCGAGCGATTACCCAGCGCGCGCGGGCCGTACTCCATCCGCCCGTCGAAGCGCGCCACCACCTTCCCCTCGGCCACCAGCCGCGCCACCTCGGCGTCGGGGTCGGCGGCGCGCTCGAAGGGGAGGCCGCTCTCGCGCACCGCCGCCTCGATCTCGCGCTCGGTGAACCCCGGCCCCAGGTACACGTGGTCCAGCGCGCGGGGCATCAGCCCGTCGCTGCGGGCGGCCAGCCAGAGCGCGGCGCCGGTGCCCACGCCGCCATCGCTCATGGCGGGGTAGACGAAGATCTTCTCGACGCCGGGGATCTCCATCACCCGCTGGTTCATCTTCACGTTGGCGAAGACGCCCCCGGCGCCCACCACGTGCGTGAGCCCGTGGCGGGCAAGGTACAACGCCACGTAGCGCTGCACCACCTCTTCCAGCACCGTCTGGTACGCCGCGGCCATGTCCTCGCGCGAGTACTGCCCGGCCAGCCGGCGCGCGCCGTACGGGTCCTGCGGCGTCTTCAGCCGGTAGTAATCGTCGCGCGACACGTCGAAGCCCTCGCGCACGCGCGGGCCCAGCACCTCGGGGTCGCCGAAGGCGGCCAGCCCCACGATCTTCCCCTCGTGGCGGTTGGGCTTGAAGCCCAGCGCCTGCGTCACGCGGCGGTAGAAGGTGCCCAGCGAGTGGGGATAGGGGATGCTCTGCAGCAGCCGCATCCGCCCGCCCTCGCACAGGTAGAACGACCCCGCCGCGCCGCTCCCGTAGCCGTCCAGCGACACGCCCAGCGCGCGGTCGAACCCCGAGGAGAAGTAGGCGCTGGCCACGTGCGCGGCCTGGTGGTCCACGTAATGGATGCGCCCCGCCAGCCCCATCTCCACCAGCGGCTGGGTGATCTCGCGCTCCAAGCGGCGCCCCGACGCCCAGTTGGGGTCGCGCACGATGTTGCGCGTGTAGTTGGCCAGGTGCGCGCCGCGCTCGCGCAGCGGCGCCCCCGACGTGGCCGCGAAGGGCAGGTTGCGCGCCCAGTTGCGCGCGTTCAGCATCAGCTCGCGCCGGGGCGCCAGCCAGGGCAGCGCCACCGCGTCCACGTCGCGCGGGCCGATCCCCGCGAGGTCCAGCACCGCCTGGATGGCCTGGCGCGGCATCCCGCCCTGGTTCTTCACGCGCGTGAACCGCTCTTCGGCCGCCGCGGCGACCACCGTCCCGTCCACTACAAGCCCCGCGGCCGACTCGTGCGCCGGGGGCGAAATGCCAAGGATCACCATCGGTCTGCACCTGCAGGGGAAGAGGGGACGGGGCGGCGCGGCGGGAAAGCCGTGCAGCGGCTACAAACGCATGCTTTATGCCTGCCACACTCCACGGTAGCACATCGCCCGGCAAAACATATGTTGCTCCACGCGTGAACGGCAACGGCGGCGGCGCGCATGGATTCCCACGCACCCTCCATCCTTCCCGGAGTACGCGAATCTCCCTGTGGATCGCCCGCATCTCCCTCGTCGCGCGTGCCCGCGTGGCGGTGCGTCGGGACGATCGTCGGATCTCACGCGGAGGCGCGGAGAACTGCCGTGTTTTTCCGCGTCTCCGCGTCCTCCGCGAGAGTCACGTCTCTCCTGGCCGGGAGATGTCGAATCCCCCCAAACCGAACGGCCCCGCCGCCGATCATCCGGCAGCAGGGCTGGAAGGAAAGGAACAGCGTGTATGGAGATCGCGGAAAGCGGCGATCAGGAAAGCGCGATCCATCCCCCGATCGCGCTCCCCCGCAGGCCAGGAGTGCAATCGGGGATTGCGGAAGCGGGCGCTACTTCCCGCGCGTCCCCACCGCGACGAGTCCCTCCCAGGCGAAGGAGGGGCGCTCCGTGGTCCAGCGGAGGAACGGGTTGTAGCCGAGGGTGGACACCACCTTCACCCCGGAGCGCAGCGCCAGGTCCAGCGGCCGCACCCCCACGCCGTCGCGGTAGGCGCGGCTGAAGCGGCGGGGATACTGCCCCTCGACGACGACGGAGGAGAAATAGCGCTCCATCAGCTCGCGCAGCTCGGGGCCCGAGTACTCCTGGCAATGGTAGGGGTCCTGCGGCTCGCCCGTGGGAAGGCGGTGCGGCGTGGTGAGCGCCAGCACGCCGCCGGGCCGCAGCACGCGGCGGACTTCCGCGAGCAGCGCGTCGGGGCGGTCCAGGTGCTCCAGCACCTCCACCATGGTCACGTAGTCCAGCGCCCCGTCGGCGAAGGGAAGCGCGTACGCCGAGGCGCGCGCCACCTCGACGCCCGCGGCCCCGTGCTCGCGCAGCTTCCCGCTCGCCAGCCGCAGCGCCGTCTGCTCCATGTCGATGCCCACGGCGCGGCCGCCGTGCAGGGAGATCTTGTACAGCATCACCCCGTCGCCGCACCCCACGTCCAGCCCGCGGGCGCCGGCCAGGTCCACGCGCGCCGCCACCCGGCCGAGCGCCACGTCGTAGCGGGCGTGCGCGCCGGGGCTGGAGCGGCGCCAGCCGCCCTCGTAGGTCAGGCGCCAGTGGTAGGCGCCCTGCTCGTCGTACTTCAGGAACTGCTCGGAGGCCGCCGGGGCGGAAGGGTGGGTCATCGTCACCGGTTCAGTACCGTTTCAGGCGCAGGATGCCGAACGCCACGCCAAGGACCACCAGCGGCATCAGCGACATCAGGCCGCCGACCACCGCGTCGCTCGACGGCTCGATCGCGTTCCAGATCACCATGATGTACATCAGCATCATCAGCGGCTCGCGCCCGTACGCCAGGAACACGCGCGAGAGCCACCAGTGGAACACCCCGAACGCCGCGAAGGCGAAGAGCACCCCGGGGATGTTGAAGTTCCAGTAGGCCTCGCCCACGGCCGTGGCCGGCACCCCCGCGCGCACCCCGAAGAAGGTGCGCCCCACCTGCCCGCCCACCAGGCCCGGCTTCCCCGGCCAGAACTTGCGCGGCACCGGCGCGGCCAGCGCCGCCAGGTAGCTGGCGCCGTACAGGTGCGGCACCCGGCCGGGCACGTAGGCCAGGATGGGAAGCGCGCCGTCGGCCACCGTGCGGCGGCTCACGATCTCGCCGGTGGCGCGGGTGCCCACGGCGTGCTTCACCGAGAAGTCGGTGAGGGTGCTCCAGTCTACGGACCCCTGCCAGGTGCTGTTGCGCAGGTTCCCCAGCACCGCCAGCAGGATCATTCCCATCACCCCCACCATCGCCATGCGGGTGGGGGCCAGCTTGCGCTCGCGCAGCATCCACACCAGCACGATGATGACCAGGGTGTAGATGATCCCGCCGCGGCTTCCCGAGCCCAGGAACTGCGTGCACAGCGCCGCCACGAAGCACATCCAGAAGAGCGGCGACCACGCCGCGCGGCGGTCGACCGCGAACCAGATCAGGCAGGCGCTGGTGGCCAGGCTGGTGAGCTGGAACCAGTAGAAGTCGCCCGCCAGGCTGACGCCGCGCCCCCGCCCCCAGGAAAGGACGTGCGCCGCCAGGCCGCCCTTGCCCTGCAGGTAGATCATGAACACGAGGGTGGAGAAGAGCACCACCGCCGGCACCTTCAGCCGCAGGTTGGAGGCCGGGCGGAACTCCAGGCTGGGGATGGGGAAGCGGGGCGCGAAGCGGAAGCCCACGTAGTAGGCCAGCAGCCCCAGGGCCATGAGCACCAGCTTCCACGACACCAGCTCGCCCAGCTGGTCGGGGGTGTACTGCATGAGCGCCACGTGGTACTGCAGCCCGAACGCGTACGCGGGAAACTCCTTGGCCAGGTGCACCACGCTGAGCATGGCCGCCAGCACGAGCGGGTGGAACCACCCGTAGTCCGAGCGATACACGATCAGCGGCAGCATGCGCACGCCGATGAACAGGAAGAGCGAGGGGATGACCAGCTCGGCGGCCGGGGCCGCGGTGAGCAGGGCCAGCACCCCGGCGGAAAGCGCGTAGACCAGGAAGAAGCCCAGCACCATCACGCGGTGGCTGGGCTTCATGCGCACGAAGGGCGAGCCGTCGGGCTGCGACGGCATCTCCCAGCGTCCGCGGCGCGACGCCGGGAACGGAACCCGCGGCTGCGAGGCGAGCGTGCTCATGGCGCCTCCGCGGGGGAGAGCGGGTGGGCGCGGCCCGTCCGCAGCAGCCCGAAGGCCGCCGCCAGCACCACGAAGGGAACCGCCATGAACACCACCTGCACCACGGCGTCGCTGGTGGGCTCGGGGGCCAGCCACATCACCAGCACGTAGAAGAGCATGAGGGTGGGGCTGCGGCCGTGCGCGGCCAGCAGCGAGGCCATCCACTTCAGGAACACGCCGAAGAGCGCGAAGACCAGGATGATACCGGGGATGTGGAAGTTCCAGTAGGCCTCGCCCACGGCCGTGGCGGGCACGCCGCTGCGTACCCCGAAGAAGGTGCGCCCGATCCGCCCGCCCACCATTCCCGGCTTGGCGGGCCACATCCCGCGCGGCACCGGAAGGGTGAGCACCGCCAGGTAGCTGGAGCCGTAGATGTGGTCGACCTCGGTGGGAACGCGCGCCAGGATGGGGAGCGTTCCCTCCTCCACCGTGCGCCGCGACACCAGCTCGGGAAGCGCGCTCTCGTGCACCACCTCGCTCAGCGAGAACTCGGTGAGCACGGTGTAGTCGAGGTGGCCCCTCCAGAGCCCCCGGCGGAACTCGCCCAGGAGCCCCACCGTGACCACGGCGGCCATGCACAGCCCGCCGAAGCGGACCCACGAGATCCGGCGCTCGCGCAGCGCCCACAGCAGGAAGCCGGCGATCAGCACCCCCAGCACCGCGCCGCGGCTGCCGGCGGCCAGGAAGTCGATGGCCAGCGACACCGCCGCCGCGGCCAGGAACAGCGGCCGGCGCAGGGCGGCGCGGTCGTTGGCGAACCAGAGCAGGCAGGCCAGCCCGCCGGTGCTCACCAGCACCACCCAGTAGAAGCTTCCCGACAGCGCCTCGGCGCGGCCGCCGCTCCACGACAGCAGGTGCCCCGCGATCCCGCCGCGCTGCGACACGTACAGCCAGAAGGCGCCGGCCGCCACGCCCACGGCCGCCAGCGCCCGCGGCGCCACCGAGGCGCGCGCGGGAAACCTCACCCGGGGCAGCGGAAGCCTGGGGCCGAAGAAGAACCCGGCGTACAGAGACAGCACCCCCAGCCCCGACAGCGCCAGCTTCCATCCCAGCAGACGCCCCAGCTCCTCGCCGGCCACTTGCGGGAGCGCCGCGTGGCGGCTGAGCCCCCAGGCGTACGAGGGGAACTCCTGCAGCAGCGGCCGCGCGCTGAGGAGGGCGCCCAGCACCAGCGGGTGGAACCACCCGGTGGCGCGCAGCGGCAGGTACAGCACCATGAGCCGGCACGCCACCAGGAAGGCCAGCCCGGGGATGATCCACTCGGCCCCCGGCGCGCCGGTGAACAGGGCGATGGAGCCGGCCAGCGCCACGTACGCCGCCCCGGCGGTCAGCAAGGCCAGCCGGTACGCCGGGCGAATGGGCACGAACGGGTTCAGCTCGCGCGCCACCTCGTCCGGCACGCCGCCGCCCGACGGCATCCACCGCCCGGCGGGGGCGCCGCCCAGCAAGGCGCCGGGAACCGTGCGCAGCTCAGCCACCGGCGGCCGCGGGCACGGGATCGGGCTCGAACTCGGGGCGCGGCGCGGGGGCGGGCGCTGCCCCGACGGCCTGCCGCACCAGGGCCCACATCTGCGTGGTGCGCCGCACGTAGTCGGCGCGCCCCGCCGCCAGCCCGGCGGCCACGCGCTCGCGCCCGGGCCCGTCCAGCAGCGCGTCGAGCCGCTCCAGCGTGGCCTCCACGGGCGCGGCGGCGTCGCACAGGCACTCGGGGCAGCCGAAGTCCTCGAACAGCTCGCGGTACTTGTGGCTCCACCCGGTGGCCAGCGAGGGCACACCCTGGGTCATGGCCCCCACCAGCGCGTGGTAGCGCGACGCCACCACCGCGTGCGAGGCGCCCAGGATCCCCTTCAGCGCGCGCGCGTCGGGCTCGGCCACCACCGGCACCCGCCCCCCCGCGGCGTCGCGCACGGCAATCGCCAGCTCGTGGTCGTTCCCCGTGTCGTGCACCAGCAGCAGCGGCCGCATGTCGCGCCGGAGCAGGTGGCGCACCACGCCGGTCAGCAGCGAGGCGTAGGCGCGCGCGGCGTCGGGCCCCGCCTTGTCGGTCATGCGCAGGTTGGGCACCACCGCCACCTGGCGCGGGTGCGGGCGGAACCCGTCGGGAAGGCGACCGGGAACCGCCACGGTGAAGTCGGGCGCCAGCTCCACCCGCGCGCCGGCCACGCCCAGCCCGGCCACGTGCTCGTACGAGCTGCGGTCGCGCGCGAACACCAGCGGCAGGTCGGCCAGCGCGCGCGAGAACGCCGCGCGCGTGGCAGGGTCGCGGAACGGCCCCAGCGCCTGCGGGAGGAGCACCGCGGGGACCCCCGCCCGCCGCCAGCCGCGCGCCAGCCGGGCCAGGTTCCGCGCGCCAGCCGCGCCCCACTGGTCGGTGTAGGCGAAGCCCGACGAGTCCAGCACGGCGCCCACCTCGGCGTCGGTCACGATCCCCAGCGGGGCGCGCAGCCGCCGCGGCACCAGCGCGCCCACGGCGGCCAACCGGCCGCCCCCGCGCCGCGACACCATCTGGTACAGCCCCAGCGGCGCGCGCTCGGCGTAGCTCCCGGCGTTGGCCGCCATGGCCAGGCGCGCGCCGCCCCAGCGCGCCACCTCCTGCACCACGGCGTGCAGCATCAGCTCGGCGCCCTTGTTGCGGAACCCCACGCCGCGCACCCAGACCATCATGGCGTGTCGTACCTCCGCAGCTCGTCCAGCGGCTTCTTCCCCGAGGCCGGCACCAGCGCGTCGGGGTCCGGGTATCCCACCGCCACCAGCATCACCGGCCGCTCATCGGGCTCCAGCGAGAGGAGCGCGGCCATCTGCCGCTCCTGCTCCTCCAGGTCGGGCCAGTTGATGCAGCAGGAGCTGAGCCCCTGCGTTTCCAGCGCGAACACGAAGGCCATGGTGGCCAGCGCCGCGTCGATGTAGATGACGTGGCGGTCGCGCTCGTCGAAGTAGGCGCGCTGCCGCCCCAGCACCACCACCACCGCGGGAAAGTTGTGCTCGAAGCCGCGCGTGCCCATGGGCACCCCGGCCACGCTGCGCACCCGCGCGGGGTCGGTGAACACGCGGAACTCGAAGGGCTGGCGGTTGCAGGCGCTGGGCGAGAGCGCGGCCACCGCCACCGCGCGGTCGATGAGGTCGCGGGGAACGGGGCGCTGCAGGAACCAGCGCACCGAGCGGCGCCGGTGGGCCAGCTCCAGCAGGTCGTCGTACGCCACCGGGGGCGGCCCCGACAGGTCGCGCCGGTAGGGCGCCAGCGGCCGCCCGCACTCCACCCCGGGCACCGCCGTCCGGCCGAACCCCGAGCGCGCGCGGTCCACCCGCGGGTCGGCGCCGGGCGCGGCCACCGCCTGGAAGTACGACGACAGCACCTCGCCCGCCCACCCCACCTCGGGGCCGGGGGCCTCGCCGCCCTGCACCCGCGCCGAGAACGCCTCCACCGTTTCCTCGATGTAGTCGGCCGCGAAGACGTCGCGGCGGGGGCGCATGATCAGCCCCTTCTCCAGCCGGTGCACGTTGCGGCGCAGGAGATACTTCCCCCCCCGCGGCGACACGGCGTCCTCCTCGTAGCGCAGGCGGCCGTACAGCACCGCCCGGTGCTCGCGCCCGAAGGCGCCCGAGGCGAAGCAGTAGTACAGCGACGCGCTCCAGCGCCAGCGCGAGGCCAGGCGCAGCACGGCCATGCGCACGCCGCGGCGCGCGCGGCGCAGCGCCGGACGGAGCGCGGCCGGCACCAGGCGGCGCAGCCCCGCCCTCACGCGGCCCTCGCGCGCAGGCGGAAAGGCGCGAACAGCGCCCGGGTCATCATCAGCCCGGCCCTCCAGGTGCGGCGGTCGGTGAAGCACGCCAGGTAGGTGGCGGCGGTGTACGAGGCCAGCGTGGCCACGGCCGCGCCGGCCGCCCCGTAGCGGGGGATCAGCACCAGGTTCAGCGCCACGTTCACCACGGCGCCCACCAGGTTGCGGGTCAGCGAAAAGGTCAGCAGGTCCTCCACCACCAGCCAGCGGGAGAGGATGGCCCCCATGAAGATCCCGGGGCAGGTCCAGATGTGGATCTGCAGGATGCGGCCGGCGCCGTGGTACTGGGGGCCGTACATCAGGTCCATCATGGGCCCGGCGGTCAGCGACACACCCGCGGCCAGCACGATCCCCGCCCACGCCATCACCACGTACATCTGCTGCAGCCGCCGCTGGTACGCCTCCTCGCCCATCCGCTTGCTCTCCACCATCATGGGCAGGAGCGAGGTGCCGATGGTGGTGGGAATGAAGTACCAGAGCTCCGAGAGCCGCGCCGCCACCGCGTAGGTGCCCACCTCGCGGGCGCCCACCATCTCGCCCAGCATCACCTGGTCGATCTTCAGGTAGATGAGGCTGCCGGCCGACGACAGGATGAGCGGCCACGACTGCCCCACCAGCGCCCGCGCGCGGTGCACCACCACCCGCCAGCGGCGCAGCGAGTACCCCTGCCTGCGGTACACGTACAGCAGCCCCGCCGCCTGCACCGCCTGCTGCAGCGTGGCGGCGGCGGCGAACGCCACCAGCGGCGCGCGCGACAGGATCATGGCCACGCGCAGCGCCGCCCCGATCGCCACCGCGGCGGTGCGCGCCTGCACCGCGTAGCGCGACTCCACCCGCGACTGGAACCAGAAGTCCACCGAGTTGAAGGCGTCGAACACCATCCCCGCCGCCACCACCGCCACCAGCCACCCCGTGTCGCCGGCGCCCGGGCGCAGCAGCGACACCGCGCCGATCAGCACGGCGGCCGCGGTGCCGGCGGCCAGCCGCAGCGCCACGGTGGTGCCCAGCAGCTCGTCGCGGTTCTCGGGCTCTTCCACCAGCCGCCGGGTGACCAGTCCGTCGAGCCCCAGGTAGGGGATGAAGGCGAAGAGCCCCACCAGCGCGATGGCGTAGTTCAGCCCCCCGAACGCCTCGGGGCCCAGGTAGCGGGCCATCCACACCGAGACGCCCACGTTCAGCAGCAGCGTGGCCACGCGCTCGGCCATCAGCCAGCCGGCGTTGCGCGCCACCCCCTGCAGGCTCCGGCTCTGCATCGTGCGCAGGAGCCGCTCGCGCACCTTCGCCATCGCCATCTGCCCCTACCCCGCCAGCCTGGCGTACACCGCCTCGAGGTCGCGGGTCACCACGTCGACGTCGAAGCGGCGCACGTATTCCTCGCCGGCGGCGGCCATGCGGGCGCGCAGCGCGGGGTCGCCCGCCAGGCGCAGCAGGTAGCCGGCGAACTCGTCGGCG includes:
- the asnB gene encoding asparagine synthase (glutamine-hydrolyzing), which gives rise to MCGICGRVGRPEPARLRASTEALEHRGPDQLGEWCGPAAMLGHRRLSVIDLSDDARQPMANEDGTVRVVFNGEIYNFQELRRQLEGRHRFRSHSDTEVVVHGYEEWGIEGLLRRASGMFALALWDDARGVLHLARDRVGKKPLYYAEDGGGLAFASTLPALLELLPAAPEVRPGAVRDFLHYLCVPGEGSFVEGVRKLPPAHRAEFRGGTLSIHSYWSLSFARQERRSEEEWLGAIDGEVRAAVGRRLVADVPIGAFLSGGVDSSLVAGVMAELSPGKVTTISAGFEEAGFSELEHARRVARHLGTDHHEHMVRADAAAVLPWLVYAAGEPFGDAATLPTMYLSQAAREHVTVALTGDGGDELFAGYPGPLLARAASTYMRVVPSALRRGALPGALRAAERAGGAAARAARRLRRLAEPARGARLEWVFDPLAERGFRGRLDGLLEPDFARRLPAGDADAHWLDAFARADGPTDADRVLAAEIATVLPDLMLAKADVASMAYGLELRSPLLDPALMELAARIPAGVKLAGWEPKHLLKRLAARYVPREGIYRRKQGFAVPVGAWLRGPLGRAAAGVLLDDAAASRGFFRPDAVRALLDAHRSGREEHGSRIWLLLLLELWMRIFIDRTLSPHDRLDVPARASGVQVAVAGMGGRAG
- a CDS encoding glycosyltransferase, with the protein product MPEPRAEERLHVLFFTASLGGGGAEKHLVRVANHLDRGRFRVSVAVARGGGSYESELAPDVAFHPLPGGRMARAPLALRRLVRRLRPDLVCSFMDHANCVALASTAGLRGAPPVVAGVQVSPAMEFLRDPDWRRRALLRAIRALYPRAAGVVAISRGVEDEVARVVPRVAPRIRVIYNAGVDDEVMRLAAEPFEPPPGEGPVVLACGRLTEQKGFSTLLDAFALLRRTVPAARLWLVGEGELRGELTAQAAALGIADAVWMPGFRANPYQLMRAADVFALSSLWEGFGNVIVEAMAVGTPVVATDCPHGPAEIIRDGKSGLLIPPSDAGALAGALARVLGDGALAGRLREAGRARANDFAAPAIAAGYGRFFQAVAHGHLPAE
- a CDS encoding carbamoyltransferase family protein, with protein sequence MVILGISPPAHESAAGLVVDGTVVAAAAEERFTRVKNQGGMPRQAIQAVLDLAGIGPRDVDAVALPWLAPRRELMLNARNWARNLPFAATSGAPLRERGAHLANYTRNIVRDPNWASGRRLEREITQPLVEMGLAGRIHYVDHQAAHVASAYFSSGFDRALGVSLDGYGSGAAGSFYLCEGGRMRLLQSIPYPHSLGTFYRRVTQALGFKPNRHEGKIVGLAAFGDPEVLGPRVREGFDVSRDDYYRLKTPQDPYGARRLAGQYSREDMAAAYQTVLEEVVQRYVALYLARHGLTHVVGAGGVFANVKMNQRVMEIPGVEKIFVYPAMSDGGVGTGAALWLAARSDGLMPRALDHVYLGPGFTEREIEAAVRESGLPFERAADPDAEVARLVAEGKVVARFDGRMEYGPRALGNRSILYSATDPTVNDWLNRRLNRTEFMPFAPMALAHRAGDLFHGVERARHAAEFMTVTFDCTDRMKAIAPAAVHVDGTARPQLVTERSNPGVFRMLAEYERLTGSPTVINTSFNMHEEPIVCTPRDAVRAFMDGRLDVLAAGPFVVHLNGRPGERAGGERMRTAAVAAGAGA
- a CDS encoding class I SAM-dependent methyltransferase; protein product: MTHPSAPAASEQFLKYDEQGAYHWRLTYEGGWRRSSPGAHARYDVALGRVAARVDLAGARGLDVGCGDGVMLYKISLHGGRAVGIDMEQTALRLASGKLREHGAAGVEVARASAYALPFADGALDYVTMVEVLEHLDRPDALLAEVRRVLRPGGVLALTTPHRLPTGEPQDPYHCQEYSGPELRELMERYFSSVVVEGQYPRRFSRAYRDGVGVRPLDLALRSGVKVVSTLGYNPFLRWTTERPSFAWEGLVAVGTRGK
- a CDS encoding O-antigen polymerase: MSTLASQPRVPFPASRRGRWEMPSQPDGSPFVRMKPSHRVMVLGFFLVYALSAGVLALLTAAPAAELVIPSLFLFIGVRMLPLIVYRSDYGWFHPLVLAAMLSVVHLAKEFPAYAFGLQYHVALMQYTPDQLGELVSWKLVLMALGLLAYYVGFRFAPRFPIPSLEFRPASNLRLKVPAVVLFSTLVFMIYLQGKGGLAAHVLSWGRGRGVSLAGDFYWFQLTSLATSACLIWFAVDRRAAWSPLFWMCFVAALCTQFLGSGSRGGIIYTLVIIVLVWMLRERKLAPTRMAMVGVMGMILLAVLGNLRNSTWQGSVDWSTLTDFSVKHAVGTRATGEIVSRRTVADGALPILAYVPGRVPHLYGASYLAALAAPVPRKFWPGKPGLVGGQVGRTFFGVRAGVPATAVGEAYWNFNIPGVLFAFAAFGVFHWWLSRVFLAYGREPLMMLMYIMVIWNAIEPSSDAVVGGLMSLMPLVVLGVAFGILRLKRY